The Sporosarcina ureae genomic sequence AAAAATAAAATGACGATCGGTAATTGAAAGACAAAACCGAACGGCAATAATAGTGAGAATAAAAAAGAGAAATACTCATTAATACCGATTGTCTGCTCAATGTTTAATTGACCTGACAGGTTAATCATGAATTTCATGACATACGGCAACAATATAAAATAAGAGAAACTAATTCCCGCTAAAAACAGGAGAAAAGCAAACGGGATATACGATAGCGTGACACGCCGTTCCAAGTCACGAAGGCCCGGTGAAATAAAGGCCCAAAATTGATACATGATAACCGGTGAAATAATAACAATCGCAAGAAACACAATGACCTTCAAATAGATCACAACTGGATCCACGACGTTAAATGCATTCAATGTGACTTGTTCAGCCGGTGTATCGAACTGTATAAAATTAATCAACGGCTTCGCTAAAAAGAAACTACCGATTGCCCCAACAATAAAGAAAACGACGATTACCATCAGCCGTTTTCGAACTTCATCTATATGTTCAATGATTGTTAAGTCTTTATCTGCCATTAGAATAACACCCTAACTCAGCGCACTTCTTCTTTCTTGTCTTCAACCTTTTTTACGTCATCCTCGTCTTCTGTAAGGCCTTTTGTTGCGTTTTTAAACTCACGCAATGAAGAACCGAATGCTTTACCGATTTCAGGTAATTTCTTAGGACCAAATATAAGCAATGCAATCACAGCGATAATCAGTAAACTTCCGATACCTGGAGCCATGTTGGCCACCTCCTCATAATATGTCTATTCTACATGAAAACCTATAATTTTACTATCGTGGTGTCACGTAATTTGTGAATCTTTTACGTCCGTTTTGATAAGATAAATCAGTGTTTGCAACTCAACGGACAAGTCGATGGTCTGAATACGGATTGTATCTGGTACCGCCAGCCGTTCTGGAGTAAAGTTCAATATCCCTTTCACAGACGTTGTAGCGAGACGATCCGTCAATTCTTGTGCAACACGTGATGGCACGGTCAAAATAACCATTTCAATACCTAGTTCATTAATTTTCTCTTCAATACGATCAGGTGGATAAATCAGAATTTCGTTCTTTAATTCACCTTCATGCGGTGCTTTCGGATCGAATGCCACGACAATTTTCGTATTGTGGATCTTTTGAAAATTGTATTTCAAAAAAGCGTTGCCGAGACTACCTACTCCGATCAATGCCACTTTGGTTTCTTCATCTTGATCAAGTGTTTCGCGGAAGAATTGCAATAACGAATCAACGTCATAGCCGTATCCTTTACGTCCAAGCGCCCCAAAATGCGAGAAATCCCTGCGAATGGTTGCTGCATCAATCTTCATTGCTTCACTTAATTCGCCTGATGAAATGCGTTGTACACCCTTATCTGCATAATTTCGTAAAAATCTATAATATAAAGGCAACCGTTTTGATGTTGCCTGCGGAATTCTAGGTTTACTCACAGCTGTGCCCTACCTCCATTGTCACTTCAATGACCAACCCCTGAACAAGGGTATAGCCGCTTTTATCGTACAGCACAACGAGTTCATTGTAAAGCCGATTATTGCATGGGACGCCCCATTCCATTAAACTAATAAGGAATAGAGGTGTGGGGCTTGATTATTTTACAAGTAAATGGACTGACCAAGTCTTTTTCCGGCACGGATCTACTAGAGAACGTCCGTCTCGAAGTACAGCATCGAGACCGCGTCGCACTGGTCGGACGAAATGGTGCTGGAAAATCAACATTATTGAAAATTATTGCAGGTGAAATATCCGCGGATGAAGGAGATATCATCATTCCTAAAGATGTACGTATGGGCTATCTCGAGCAGCACAGCGGACTAGATTCGGAATTAACGATTTGGGATGAAGTGATGACGGTATTTGCGCCACTTCGTAAAAAGGAAAGTCGTCTGCGCGCTCTAGAGCATGAAATGTCGAATCCTGCGGTGTATGAAGATGCGGATCGCTATGCTCGCATCATGACGGAATACGATGAACTGCAAATTGAATTTAAGGAGGCAGGCGGCTATCAGTTTGAAGCTGATGCCCGTTCTGTGCTTCACGGCATGCGGTTTTACCCAGATGATTTCGACAAGCCCGTGCACTTACTATCAGGCGGTCAAAAGACTCGTTTAGCGCTTGCGAGGATGCTTTTGAGTAAGCCAGATTTGTTGATACTCGATGAACCGACGAATCACT encodes the following:
- a CDS encoding redox-sensing transcriptional repressor Rex is translated as MSKPRIPQATSKRLPLYYRFLRNYADKGVQRISSGELSEAMKIDAATIRRDFSHFGALGRKGYGYDVDSLLQFFRETLDQDEETKVALIGVGSLGNAFLKYNFQKIHNTKIVVAFDPKAPHEGELKNEILIYPPDRIEEKINELGIEMVILTVPSRVAQELTDRLATTSVKGILNFTPERLAVPDTIRIQTIDLSVELQTLIYLIKTDVKDSQIT
- a CDS encoding twin-arginine translocase TatA/TatE family subunit, which encodes MAPGIGSLLIIAVIALLIFGPKKLPEIGKAFGSSLREFKNATKGLTEDEDDVKKVEDKKEEVR
- the tatC gene encoding twin-arginine translocase subunit TatC, translating into MADKDLTIIEHIDEVRKRLMVIVVFFIVGAIGSFFLAKPLINFIQFDTPAEQVTLNAFNVVDPVVIYLKVIVFLAIVIISPVIMYQFWAFISPGLRDLERRVTLSYIPFAFLLFLAGISFSYFILLPYVMKFMINLSGQLNIEQTIGINEYFSFLFSLLLPFGFVFQLPIVILFLSRLGVLQPKVLVKIRKVAYFVLFVIAAFITPPDIVSHLFTSVPLFILYEISIVISRLGYRKFEKSERLRQMEEVKAEQQRQIDEVMNKPDDN